The nucleotide window ATAGCAGTTTCTTTTTCCATACCCTGACGTTGTTCCTGCGCCATTCTTTGTATCTGGTAGGTTTTTTGCTCTTCCTCCGCTATTTTCCTGTCGGTAAGTGTTTTCATTAATGCTTCCGGTGGTAGTATATCGCCGATTAAGGTATCTACGGCATTCACATTATAATCATCCAGCACTGTCTTGATATGTTCTTTGGCTGATTGTTGTCTTTCCTTCCGTGTGCTCAGGAAGCTGATCACATCACTGTCTTGTGCTGAGTTGCGAAAGTAATTGCCTATAGTGGGTTCCAGCACCTGGCTTACCAGGTTGCTCATGCTGCCGAAACGCGCGATTACTTTTGGTGCTTCTGTTGCCGGTATATGAATGATTTGTGATACATCCAGGTTAAAGGGAAATCCATCTTTAGAACGTACTGTAATGGTGCTTAGATTTTTGTCCAGCTGATGCGATTCATTCCGGGCATTGGCCCAGTTTAGTACCAGGTTTGTGGTAGGCACCAGTTCCAGCTTCATGGTATATTTGTTGATAGGGTACTTGCCGGGTCCGTAAGCGTCTATCCACACGCCACGATGGCCTTTACTTACAATATTCCCATGTCTGAAATGTTCTCCCGTAAGGTCTTTGCCATCATCACCAATATAGCTGATTACCACACCTACAAAACCTATAGGCACATCGGTCATAGGAATTTCTTCAACCTGTACTGCCCAGGGATTCAGGTTATAGCTCCCGGCCAGAATAATTGCAGGCTGCAAACCCCGGCAACCGCCATTTTGCAGGAAGGTATCAATGTCCTGAAAGTTGTTATGTCCTTCAATCGTACGGCCAGCAATTTGCCCGCTTTCAATAGGGCGGCCATCAAGCGTAGTTACAATACCTACCATGTTCTCTTCAATCATTACCATATCTGCAATGGTTACGGTAAATGCGAGTGAGTTAATACGGTAGGTGCCGGCAGTAATATAAGCAGTTTGTCTTCCTTTCTGTCCCTGGTTTCTCAGGAACTTTTCAGCATCCTGGAAATTGTCTGAATCTACTTTTCTTGCCAGGATAGAGCCCGTAGGGATTTCAACGCCATCGTTCGCAAGTACCAATCCTATTTTACCTTCAGGTATGATGGTAAATGGTTCCATAATTACCCGGTACTGCCAGGGCCACATGCTCCAATATAATCCGGGTGCCAGCGTAGCTGCCTGGTAGCCTGCCTCCCCGTTAATAGCAATAATGCGTCCGTCGGGTAGTTTACGATGGCGTCCAAGCAGCACAAATTTTTTGGTTACAAGACCCAGCTTATTTTCAGGTACAATCACCATACCCAAAAGAAAGCGAAGGATTAACTTATAAAAGAGCAGCGCAAAAATGACCGTTACCCACCAGTACTGCGTGAAATAATTTTGTAAAATCATAAGATGTGTTTTTAGTTTAATAAATAGTTTTTTTTAAAAATTCTTACACGAACTTCGCCTGAGCCTTCAATAAAAAAGTCTTATAAAAGTCGTATTTAGTCAGATTAAAGTCTTATTTTAGAATTATCTCTAATTGAATTTTATATGAAGAAGGAAGACATATCTCACCTGGAAAAGCTGATGGATTATCTGGCCTCTCATTTTTTGAAAAAGGTGTCGTGGAAAGACGTGTCCAAGACTGAATGGTTAGCTGTTGCCGAAGAGTTAAATAAGTTATGGATGCGAAGGGGAAAACAACAGAAGATCCGGCAGCGCCCCGAGCTTTTAGGAACTAATTATTTATATGAACACCTGGTTTTGGGGAAGCTGCGGAAGTACGCTGAGAAAAACAGCCTTACCGGTATTGGCAAACCTAATCTTGGGAAGTTAAATAACATAGTTCAGTTGTTGGGATACGAGCATTATATTGAATTCATTAACTCCCATACTGAGGCCTTTGGCTTTAACGATTTAAAAATAAGCATACCCAAAGCGGTTGAGAACACCAAGCTGTTGGATGAGCTGGTTGGGTATTGGTATTCTTATAACCGTAACTTACCTGATGACCCCGGTAAAATGCATGAGGAACGCATCTGGCGTTCAGCACTGGAGATTTATAAGGCAGCATCATCTGGTGAATATTTAGTAGAACGTAGCGGCGGCGATAATCATAAGTATTACGGAAAGGTAACCGCCTATGCAGATTATGTTTTCATCATTATGAATAGTAATACTTTTATAAGACAAAGGCATTTTATATCCCGGTTAAAAGATATTAATGAAAAGCTGAAACAGCCTCATTATAAATTAAACGAATTACATTTCATAAGTACCTGTATCAGCTTCAACCAGGAACCAATAGCCCTGTTCGAGATCTTTCAAAAAGTAAGAAATGGGAAAAATTTCCTTGCAGATTCCATTAGCTTTCCCGTAGAAAGTAATGAGTTGCCTGCAAATGTAACTGCCTATTTAAAAGACACGGGAGAGAACCGGATCAATTATCGATAACCGTTAATACGTAATATAAAAGGCTCCGTTTTTGGGGAGCCTTTTGTTAAATATGGAATATGCTCATTCCGCCCAGCTCATAACATAATTATCATTCTCTATGTCCAATGCCTGTTGGGTGAGCATTAGCGGACGAAAAGTGTCGACCATTACCGCCAGTTCTTTGGTCTCCCTGGCCCCGATACTTTTTTCAACAGCGCCCGGATGCGGCCCATGGGGGATACCTGCCGGGTGCAGGGTAATCATTCCCCGGGTTACATGTTTGCGACTCATAAAATCTCCGTCCACATAGTAGATCACTTCATCGCTGTCAATATTACTATGGTTGTAGGGCGCGGGAATGGCCAAAGGATGGTAATCGAATAGCCTGGGTACAAAAGAGCATACCACAAAGGCACTGGTTTCAAAAGTTTGATGTACAGGAGGTGGTTGGTGCACGCGACCTGTAATGGGTTCAAAGTCATGAATAGAGAAAATATAAGGATAACAACAGCCATCCCAGCCTACTACATCAAATGGGTGTGTGCCGTAGTGCAATCCATATAACATTCCTTTTTTCTTTGCTTTAATCATGAAATCGCCCTTTTCATCCAATGTTTGCAAGTCCTGCGGGGGGCGTATATCCCGCTCACAATAAGGAGCATGCTCCATCAGCTGGCCAAAGCGGCTCATGTACCGTTTAGGGAAACGTAGCGGTGTAAAGGATTCTACGATAAATAAGCGATTGTTCTCATCATTAAAAGATACCTGGTAAATAGTGCCACGAGGTAGTATAATATAATCGCCGTAACCAAAAGGCAATTCACCATATTGGGTGTGCACGATGCCGCTTCCCTCATGTATAAAGATGAGCTCGTCTGCATCTGTATTTTTGTAAAAATAGTCCCACATACCTTGTTGAGGGGCTGCTAATACAATATGGCAATCGTTGTTTACCAAAACCGGTACCCGGCTTTCCAGGAAGTCTTTTGCAGGCTTAATACGGAAACCTTCAAAGCTGCGGTGCTGTAACATTTTTTCTTCGGCTATCCGCGGACTTACATCCACCTGGGGTTCCGTTCTGATAATTTGCGTAGGAGGATGGCAGTGGTATAGTAGTGAGTAATCGTCGCTAAAACCTTCTGTAGAAAATAGCTGTTCGCTATATAGCGAACCATCGGGCTTTCTGAATTGTGTGTGACGTTTATGAGGAATTTTCCCCAATGTGTAATAATGAGCCATGTACCATAATTTAAAATGTAAAATGTGGAATGTTTACATAAAGAGCGGTTGCTTTACATTCCCTGTCAAACATGATTATACATTCTGCTCATCGCGCCATGGCCAATGTAGCAAGAAGAAAACAGTACTTCCATTTTCTTTTATCAATCCAGTAGGTAAAGTTTCTAAAGTATGGCATAACAATAATGCAATAATGCTTTTAAAGGCACATCGCTTCAACAAAATTACAGAATAGAAAGAAAAGACAGGTTTATTCTACTCTTTCCCAAACTTCGCTAAGGTCTAGATTGCCATTGGCAATTTTGCCGGTGATATACATTTTATTTTTCTCCAGCTTGATAGAAAAAACAGATTGCGTATTTTGAAGATTGTTTTTTTCATCGGCGTAAACTATATCTTCTGTATACTGATCTTTTTTGAGCTGGTAAGTGCCGCCGATCGTTCTAACGACATTGCCATTATTGAGATAGGTAACTGCCACAAAATGTTTAGGACCGAAAATTTTGATGTAATTGACCTGCGGCGTTACTTCTGCAACGTTAGCTGTTGGCAGTGAGCCATTCTTGGCGGAAACCAGCTTCCAGGTTCCGTTAATCGATTTGTTTTTTTTGTGAGTAACTAAAAAGGCTAAGCATCAGCAGCATCGGCAAAATAAACAGAGATTTCATGGTTATTATATTTTATTATTAAATATACAATACAAATACTGTAATTCATTAAAATGGTTATCTTTGTATTACCGATGAGGCCGGATTATCCATATAAAATATTTACTGACAAGCGCGTAAACTACGTATTGCTTGTTGAGGCCCTTGCTACAGATCACCGTATCTAATCTATTCCCGTTTTTTCCTGTAAAGGAATTTCCCTTTTCTTTTTAACGATTAAAATCTTTGTTATGTCTAATGCATTACTGTCAGCGCCAGCTGTAGCTGATGTTGTTGATTTTTTACCGCTTGAGGGCACCGATTATATAGAGTTTTATGTAGGCAATGCCAAGCAGGCGGCTCATTTTTATAAAACCGCATTCGGGTTTCAATCGCTTGCCTACGCTGGCCCTGAAACAGGCGTAAAGGACCGCGCCAGCTATGCGGTTCGTCAAAATAAACTTACGCTTGTTTTTACTACATCGCTTAAAGGAAATAATGAAATAAGCGAACATGTGGCACGCCATGGAGATGGTGTAAAGATGCTGGCCCTGCGTGTGCAGGATGCTACAGATGCATGGAGACAAACTACACAAAGAGGAGGTAAGAGCTTTATGAAGCCTGTGCGCCTGACAGATGCCGATGGTGAGATAGTGATGAGCGGCATACATACGTACGGCGATACGGTGCATCTTTTTATTGAACGGAAGAATTACCAGGGCGCTTTTTTGCCTGGCTATAGAAAATGGGAATCGTCCTATAATCCGTCCGAAACGGGTTTATTATATGTCGATCATTGCGTAGGTAATGTGGGTTGGAATAAAATGAATGAATGGGTAAGGTTTTACGAAGAGGTAATGGGTTTTCGGAACATCATTTCTTTTGATGATAACGATATCTCTACCGAATATTCTGCATTGATGAGTAAGGTGATGAGTAGTGGTAATGGTTTTGTTAAATTTCCTATCAATGAACCTGCTGAAGGGAAAAAGAAATCCCAGATCGAAGAGTACCTTGATTTTTATAATGGCGAGGGAGTACAACATGCTGCCCTGGCTACCAACAACATTATTGAAACTGTTACGGAACTTCAGAAACGTGGAGTAGAATTTTTAAAAGTGCCGGCATCTTATTATGATACGCTGCTGGACAGGGTAGGCGAAATAGACGAAGATCTTCTGCCTTTAAAAGAGTTGGGAATTTTAGTGGACAGGGATGACGAAGGTTACCTGTTACAGATCTTCACAAAACCTGTTGAAGACCGGCCTACTTTGTTTTTTGAAATCATACAGCGTAAGGGAGCAAAGAGCTTTGGTAAGGGGAACTTTAAAGCTTTGTTTGAAGCGATTGAACGGGAGCAGGAGGCGAGGGGCAATTTATAGTTGATCAGTTGAAAAGTTTATAGGTTGATAGGGAAGTTCACCAAATGATTAACAAGTCATTGAGTTTAGCAGATGAAGAAGGCTTGCGAAGTTCGCCCCCTATCAACTATGAACTATAAACATTTACATTTAAAATGAAACTTTCACAATTAGCAGAAACGATGCCGGCCCCGGCACCACTGGCTATAGGTAATGCCATCAGGGAACGCATCAACAAAGGAGAGCAGATCTATAACCTGACCATTGGTGATTTTTCGCCCTTACTGTTTCCAATACCCCAATTACTGGAAGACGCGATTATAGAAGCTTATCAAAATAAGCAAACCAATTACCCCGCTCCTGAGGGCAATGCAGATTTGAGGGAACAATTGTCAGCCTTTATACGTCATTTTCAAAACCTGTATTATACGCCTGCTGAGATATTGGTAGCATCCGGAGGACGGCCGCTGATTTTTGCAGCTTATCAAACCATTGTTGACAGAGGCGACAAAGTGATCTACCCCGTTCCGTCCTGGAATAATCATTACTATGTGCAGCTGAGTGGTGCGCAGGGCTGTGCTATCGAAACTTCGGCAGATAATAATTTTATGCCGACTGCCGAAGATATCCGGCCGCATCTGAAAGACGCTGTTTTACTGGCCTTATGCTCGCCCCAAAATCCGACGGGAGCCTGTTATACACAGGAGCAGATGAAAGCCATCAGCGATATGATTGTTAAAGAGAATAGCAGGCGGGGGGATGATGAGAAAAAGATATATGTGCTGTATGATCATATTTATAATCTGCTCGTACAAAATTCAGCGAAGCATACAGACCCGGTTTCTGTTTGCCCGGCAATGAAAGCGTATACCATTTTTACAGATGCTGTAAGTAAAAATTTTGCGGCCACCGGTGTACGTGTCGGTTGGGGATATGGTCCGCAAGAAATAATCGGTAAAATGAAAACGGTCTTAAGTCATGTAGGCGCATGGGCGCCTATGGCCGAACAAAAAGCATTGGCAGTTTTCTTTAATGATTTGTCTGGTGTAGAAGAATATCTGTATAACTTTAAACGAAAGATCGCCCGCCGTCTTGAAGATATTTATACTGGTCTGATGGCATTAAAGCAGGAAGGGCTTCCGGTTGAAGTAATAGCGCCGCAGGCTTCCATTTACCTCACTGTAAAAGTAGATATCCCCGGTGATATTTTTAACGAGCTGCTGGATGAGGGCATTGCTGTGATCCCGTTTTCGGCCTTTGGTGCCAGGAAAGCTGATCAATGGTTCAGGTTAAGTGTGGGTACCTGCAGGCTGGAGGATATTGCTCCGATTCTGCAGAAATTTAGAAAGCTGTTGATGCGAAAAGTAGAAATGGTTCATTAAAAACAAGAATATGAAACTGGTATCTTATATGCATAACGGGCATGAACAATGTGGGATATTGCTGGGTCAATATATTTATCCAACAAGCGGGATGGAAATGCCCGGTACTATGCCGGGCTTATTGAACCAATGGGAGGAGTTGTATCCGCGCCTGATGGCTGTTCATGATGAAATTGTATCGGGCAAGTTATGGGACAGGCTCGGTTCGGATAATGTTCAGCTGTTAGCGCCGGTGCCGCACCCTGCCTCCTGCCGGGATGGGTATGCTTTCAGGCAACATGTAGCTGCCGCCCGCCGTAATCGTAAAGTACCCATGATACCGGAGTTTGATGCTTATCCCATATTCTATTTTACCAATCATAACAGCATTCAGGGCCCGGGAGCCATCAGGTGTATGCCCGATCATTTTCAGAAGCTTGATTTTGAACTGGAAGCAGCTATTGTTATCGGGAAACCCGGTCGTAATATCAAAGCAGCTGATGCTGATAAGCATATTGCCGGTTTGATGATCATGAATGATTTGAGTGCGCGTACGTTACAAATGGAGGAAATGTTATTAAACCTGGGACCTGCGAAGGGAAAGGATTTTGCAACGGTTATTGGGCCATGGCTGGTAACATTGGATGAGCTCAGCGATTTTGAAATAGCAGCCAAGAAAAATCACACTGGCAAAAACTGGAACTTGAAAATGGCCTGTAGTGTAAACGGTGTGCAGGTAAGCGAAGGGAATCTCGGTGATATGGATTGGACCTTTGCAGAGATCATTGAAAGGGCTTCTTATGGTGTGGATCTATATCCCGGAGATGTTATCGGGAGTGGTACTGTGGGCACCGGCTGTTTTTTAGAGCTCAATGGAACCGGGAAGTTGAATGATCCGGGGTACAAAGAACAATGGCTGCAGGAGGGCGATGAAGTGGTAATGGAAATAGAGGGGCTGGGAGTATTAAAAAATACTATTATTGCGGAGCGTAAGGATTGGAGTATCTTAGCAAAGAAGAAGTGGTAATTGCTTAACCGCGATGACGCGAAGAAACACCATAATGGCGTAAGGCCGCAAGGAAAGTAGGGAGGAGCCTGAGAATTTTAAGAAATATACTTATTGTTAAATGTCCGGATTGGAGTATTTTAGCATTAAAGAAGTCATAAATCGTTTAACCGCGATAATGCTAAGAAAAACGCCATGGATAAAATAAGATATGCGTATCTGGCCAACCAGATTTTTATTGCATGTCTGGAAATACATAAGCAATTGGGCCCTGGGTTGCTTGAATCCGTTTATGAATTTGCATTGGTAAAAGAGTTACAGCTTAGACACATATTTGTGCAGTATCAGGTGAAAGTTCTACTTATGTACAAAGGTCACGAAACAGGAAAAGATTTCTATATAGATGTATTAGTGGAAAATGAAATAGTTAGAGAAGCCAAGGCTGTTGATCTGCTTCATCCTGTTCACCAGGCACAGCTGTTGTCTTATCTTAAACTGTTTGATAAGCGACTGGGTTTCCTGGTGAATTTTAATGTAGTATTATTGAAAGATGGCTTTAAAAGAATGGTTAACAATTATTAATTCCTTGCGGCCTTGCGCCTTGGCGGTTAAGTTATGATCTTAGATTTACAACAACTCAGCACAATTGATAAACAGTATTACCTGCAGCATATTATTGCGCCGCGGCCCATATGTTTCGCAAGTACTATCGATAAGGCCGGCCGGGTTAATCTAAGCCCGTTTAGTTTTTTTAACTTGTTCTCTACCGACCCTGCCATAGTCGTGTTCAGTCCTTCGCGCAGGGTGCGGGATAATACTATTAAGCATACATTGGAAAATGTACTGGAGGTCCCTGAAGTAGCGATTAATATCGTCGATTATGACATGGTGCAGCAAACTTCTCTTGCAAGTTGTGAATATGGTAAAGACATTTCCGAATTCGAAAAAGCCGGTTTTGCCATGCAGCCCGCTCAGCTGATAAGCCCTCCGCTGGTGAAAGAAAGCAAAGCAAAAATGGAATGCAAGGTACTGGAAGTGAAATCCCTGGGGGATAAAGGAGGGGCCGGAAACCTGGTTATATGCGAGGTGTTGCAAATACATTTGGATGAAAGTATTGTGGATGGTAATGGCAGGATCGATCAACGGAAATTGAAACATGTAGCGCGTCTTGGCGGTAACTGGTATTGCAAAGTTGATGAAACCAATCTATTTGAAGTCGAAAAGCCTAATGTGAAGCTGGGCATCGGCTTTGATGCATTACCTGAATCTATCCGTAATAGTAAAGTGCTTACCGGCAACGACCTGGGCATTCTTGCCAATGTAGAAATACTGCCTCAACAACAGCCTGAATTTTCAGACACGCAATTCAATCTGTTGCTGGCTAACGCAACTGATCGTCCTGAAGCCATACACCAGTATGCTGCCCGTCTTATAGCCGCCGGGAAAATAGCAGAAGCATGGCAGGTACTGCTAAGATCTACGGTAACTCACCTTTAGTATAAATGATTCCATCAGGAATGTTTGGCCATATTGCACCAGGCTTTGATGTAATCATACATAGACAATAAGAGTTTTTATTTTTTTGATCTTTTACCAATCCTTAACAAATTTTATGGATTACCATTTTTACGGAAATGGTATTAAGAAGTATCTGATCAAAAAGTCAGATAAGCCATTAGCATACTGATGTGAATGTCCGGAATTGACATCAATTTTGCTTACTGCCTGAGGCTGGCCACAGCTTTTAATTATTAAAAACTTACATAATGAAACGCTTATTTTTTGCAATAGCAATATTGCCGGGGCTGCTTATTGCCTGTAACACCGTAGTATTTGAAGAACCTCAACCTGCCACGAATGATATTTTAAAAGAGATTCCCAATGACCTTACGGGGCGTTATTGGGACTATGATAATGAGAAGGA belongs to Niabella yanshanensis and includes:
- a CDS encoding SPFH domain-containing protein; this translates as MILQNYFTQYWWVTVIFALLFYKLILRFLLGMVIVPENKLGLVTKKFVLLGRHRKLPDGRIIAINGEAGYQAATLAPGLYWSMWPWQYRVIMEPFTIIPEGKIGLVLANDGVEIPTGSILARKVDSDNFQDAEKFLRNQGQKGRQTAYITAGTYRINSLAFTVTIADMVMIEENMVGIVTTLDGRPIESGQIAGRTIEGHNNFQDIDTFLQNGGCRGLQPAIILAGSYNLNPWAVQVEEIPMTDVPIGFVGVVISYIGDDGKDLTGEHFRHGNIVSKGHRGVWIDAYGPGKYPINKYTMKLELVPTTNLVLNWANARNESHQLDKNLSTITVRSKDGFPFNLDVSQIIHIPATEAPKVIARFGSMSNLVSQVLEPTIGNYFRNSAQDSDVISFLSTRKERQQSAKEHIKTVLDDYNVNAVDTLIGDILPPEALMKTLTDRKIAEEEQKTYQIQRMAQEQRQGMEKETAIADMQKEIVKAQQSVEIAQRTADAFVKKAEGDANSLKLQVDAEAAAIKMRANAEAEATKARAGAQAEATKLNATADAERISKTGLAEAEKTEAIGNATAHAYEQQVKAMGGDNFTRYKITEEISKGGIKIIPDLIVNGSGNTDGGLSGLMGMQLIQMMQEKKKDEASTTEM
- a CDS encoding homogentisate 1,2-dioxygenase — encoded protein: MAHYYTLGKIPHKRHTQFRKPDGSLYSEQLFSTEGFSDDYSLLYHCHPPTQIIRTEPQVDVSPRIAEEKMLQHRSFEGFRIKPAKDFLESRVPVLVNNDCHIVLAAPQQGMWDYFYKNTDADELIFIHEGSGIVHTQYGELPFGYGDYIILPRGTIYQVSFNDENNRLFIVESFTPLRFPKRYMSRFGQLMEHAPYCERDIRPPQDLQTLDEKGDFMIKAKKKGMLYGLHYGTHPFDVVGWDGCCYPYIFSIHDFEPITGRVHQPPPVHQTFETSAFVVCSFVPRLFDYHPLAIPAPYNHSNIDSDEVIYYVDGDFMSRKHVTRGMITLHPAGIPHGPHPGAVEKSIGARETKELAVMVDTFRPLMLTQQALDIENDNYVMSWAE
- a CDS encoding DUF4488 domain-containing protein, with translation MNGTWKLVSAKNGSLPTANVAEVTPQVNYIKIFGPKHFVAVTYLNNGNVVRTIGGTYQLKKDQYTEDIVYADEKNNLQNTQSVFSIKLEKNKMYITGKIANGNLDLSEVWERVE
- the hppD gene encoding 4-hydroxyphenylpyruvate dioxygenase; translation: MSNALLSAPAVADVVDFLPLEGTDYIEFYVGNAKQAAHFYKTAFGFQSLAYAGPETGVKDRASYAVRQNKLTLVFTTSLKGNNEISEHVARHGDGVKMLALRVQDATDAWRQTTQRGGKSFMKPVRLTDADGEIVMSGIHTYGDTVHLFIERKNYQGAFLPGYRKWESSYNPSETGLLYVDHCVGNVGWNKMNEWVRFYEEVMGFRNIISFDDNDISTEYSALMSKVMSSGNGFVKFPINEPAEGKKKSQIEEYLDFYNGEGVQHAALATNNIIETVTELQKRGVEFLKVPASYYDTLLDRVGEIDEDLLPLKELGILVDRDDEGYLLQIFTKPVEDRPTLFFEIIQRKGAKSFGKGNFKALFEAIEREQEARGNL
- a CDS encoding pyridoxal phosphate-dependent aminotransferase, whose product is MKLSQLAETMPAPAPLAIGNAIRERINKGEQIYNLTIGDFSPLLFPIPQLLEDAIIEAYQNKQTNYPAPEGNADLREQLSAFIRHFQNLYYTPAEILVASGGRPLIFAAYQTIVDRGDKVIYPVPSWNNHYYVQLSGAQGCAIETSADNNFMPTAEDIRPHLKDAVLLALCSPQNPTGACYTQEQMKAISDMIVKENSRRGDDEKKIYVLYDHIYNLLVQNSAKHTDPVSVCPAMKAYTIFTDAVSKNFAATGVRVGWGYGPQEIIGKMKTVLSHVGAWAPMAEQKALAVFFNDLSGVEEYLYNFKRKIARRLEDIYTGLMALKQEGLPVEVIAPQASIYLTVKVDIPGDIFNELLDEGIAVIPFSAFGARKADQWFRLSVGTCRLEDIAPILQKFRKLLMRKVEMVH
- a CDS encoding fumarylacetoacetate hydrolase family protein, which gives rise to MKLVSYMHNGHEQCGILLGQYIYPTSGMEMPGTMPGLLNQWEELYPRLMAVHDEIVSGKLWDRLGSDNVQLLAPVPHPASCRDGYAFRQHVAAARRNRKVPMIPEFDAYPIFYFTNHNSIQGPGAIRCMPDHFQKLDFELEAAIVIGKPGRNIKAADADKHIAGLMIMNDLSARTLQMEEMLLNLGPAKGKDFATVIGPWLVTLDELSDFEIAAKKNHTGKNWNLKMACSVNGVQVSEGNLGDMDWTFAEIIERASYGVDLYPGDVIGSGTVGTGCFLELNGTGKLNDPGYKEQWLQEGDEVVMEIEGLGVLKNTIIAERKDWSILAKKKW
- a CDS encoding GxxExxY protein — encoded protein: MDKIRYAYLANQIFIACLEIHKQLGPGLLESVYEFALVKELQLRHIFVQYQVKVLLMYKGHETGKDFYIDVLVENEIVREAKAVDLLHPVHQAQLLSYLKLFDKRLGFLVNFNVVLLKDGFKRMVNNY
- a CDS encoding flavin reductase family protein; this encodes MILDLQQLSTIDKQYYLQHIIAPRPICFASTIDKAGRVNLSPFSFFNLFSTDPAIVVFSPSRRVRDNTIKHTLENVLEVPEVAINIVDYDMVQQTSLASCEYGKDISEFEKAGFAMQPAQLISPPLVKESKAKMECKVLEVKSLGDKGGAGNLVICEVLQIHLDESIVDGNGRIDQRKLKHVARLGGNWYCKVDETNLFEVEKPNVKLGIGFDALPESIRNSKVLTGNDLGILANVEILPQQQPEFSDTQFNLLLANATDRPEAIHQYAARLIAAGKIAEAWQVLLRSTVTHL